Proteins encoded by one window of Pseudochaenichthys georgianus chromosome 9, fPseGeo1.2, whole genome shotgun sequence:
- the rnf215 gene encoding RING finger protein 215 encodes MALARCWYCLWVMLPLVLLRWPGLLVAGEQVALVEVFLEQRPGVSAVLQGEVMESGRESSRSSETQDEDQEELEGELVLVQNEETQVNGGEGEDDTKEQELWIGVVPVEMDEIKASTGNQESFADAMVNRMKRALVLGASALIILALNQNTVSEMDLSQVLSKPIIVIQTSENVTKLIGALLRGLQATAKITYKTILQDNLGATLTLWSSCGRSRGGPYGEWQGVICTGETNSQVQKYLQQLWDTVLLVALIISTGVIVQARWQHQDQQLHDDLELFPKQDVLKRMSSLKTKTYLQPKPWCDPSQSGEGDNCAVCLEPFNNNQCLRVLPCLHEYHRECVDPWLLLHHTCPLCKRSILGSVRRDS; translated from the exons ATGGCTTTAGCTCGGTGCTGGTACTGTCTTTGGGTAATGTTACCGCTCGTCCTGCTGCGGTGGCCGGGGCTGCTGGTCGCCGGGGAGCAAGTCGCTCTGGTGGAGGTTTTCCTGGAGCAGCGGCCCGGCGTCAGCGCTGTGCTCCAGGGGGAGGTGATGGAGTCcggcagggagagcagcaggagCTCCGAGACCCAGGACGAGGACCAGGAGGAGCTGGAGGGAGAGCTGGTCCTG GTTCAGAATGAGGAGACACAGGTCAACGGAGGAGAAGGTGAGGACGACACCAAAGAGCAGGAGCTGTGGATCGGGGTGGTGCCTGTGGAGATGGACGAAATCAAAGCTTCCACTGGGAACCAAGAGTCCTTCGCTGATGCAATGGTCAACAGA ATGAAGCGAGCTTTGGTCCTCGGAGCGTCTGCCCTGATCATTCTCGCTCTCAACCAAAACACAGTCAGTGAG ATGGATCTGTCCCAGGTGCTGTCCAAGCCTATCATTGTGATCCAGACGTCGGAAAATGTCACAAAGCTGATCGGAGCTCTGCTCAG ggGTCTTCAAGCTACAGCAAAGATCACATACAAGACGATCCTGCAGGACAACCTG GGGGCCACGCTCACGCTGTGGTCCAGCTGCGGTCGGTCCAGAGGGGGTCCCTACGGAGAGTGGCAGGGGGTCATCTGCACGGGGGAGACCAACTCTCAGGTCCAG aAGTACCTGCAGCAGCTGTGGGACACGGTGCTCCTGGTGGCTCTGATCATCAGCACCGGGGTCATCGTGCAGGCCCGCTGGCAGCACCAGGACCAGCAGCTCCACGACGACCTGGAG CTCTTTCCTAAACAGGACGTCCTGAAGAGGATGTCGTCCCTGAAGACCAAAACGTACCTCCAGCCCAAACCGTGGTGTGACCCCTCCCAGTCGGGGGAGGGGGACAACTGTGCGGTGTGTCTGGAGCCATTCAACAACAACCAG TGCCTGCGGGTGCTGCCCTGTCTGCACGAGTACCACAGAGAGTGTGTGGACCCCTGGCTGCTGCTGCACCACACCTGTCCTCTGTGCAAACGCAGCATCCTCG GCAGCGTCCGCAGAGACAGTTAA